The proteins below are encoded in one region of Borrelia hispanica CRI:
- the flgE gene encoding flagellar hook protein FlgE, with product MMRSLYSGVSGLQNHQTRMDVVGNNISNVNTIGFKKGRVNFQDMISQSISGASRPTDGRGGVNPKQIGLGMTVAAVDTIHTQGSFQSTQKASDLGISGNGFFILRDGNNSFYTRAGAFDVDSNRHLVNPANGMRIQGWMAESVGGEQVLNTSSDVRDLIIPIGDKEGAKATEYITFACNLDKRLPIVQEGANEVDVARGTWVVNKTIYDSFGNTNVVELRVLKDAATPNTWNATVLVNGEENSNFTMGFNNEGALLSLNGQAGQPGDLLEFPITFGVIDANAGEGGEQTVNLRLGTVGNYADSITQFADASTTKAIVQNGYGMGYMENYEIDQNGVITGVYSNGIRRTIGKIALASFVNPGGLAKAGDTNFTETSNSGQARIGETGFAGLGTIRSGVLEMANVDLAEQFTDMIVTQRGFQANAKTITTSDQLLQELVRLKS from the coding sequence ATGATGAGATCTTTATATTCTGGTGTTTCTGGGTTGCAGAACCATCAAACAAGAATGGATGTTGTTGGTAATAACATTTCAAATGTTAATACCATTGGTTTTAAGAAAGGAAGAGTTAATTTTCAAGACATGATATCTCAAAGTATTTCTGGAGCATCTCGTCCTACTGATGGACGTGGAGGTGTTAATCCAAAGCAGATTGGTCTTGGAATGACTGTTGCTGCTGTTGATACTATTCATACTCAGGGTTCATTTCAAAGTACCCAAAAAGCTTCTGATTTGGGAATTAGTGGTAATGGGTTTTTTATATTAAGGGATGGTAATAATTCTTTTTATACAAGAGCAGGTGCATTTGATGTTGATTCTAATAGACATCTTGTAAATCCAGCAAATGGTATGAGAATTCAAGGTTGGATGGCAGAATCTGTTGGAGGAGAGCAAGTTTTAAACACATCTTCTGATGTTAGGGATTTGATTATTCCTATTGGAGATAAAGAAGGTGCTAAAGCTACTGAATACATTACTTTTGCTTGCAATCTTGATAAGAGATTACCTATAGTTCAAGAAGGTGCAAACGAAGTAGATGTTGCTCGTGGTACTTGGGTTGTCAATAAAACCATTTATGATTCTTTTGGGAATACTAATGTTGTTGAACTTAGAGTTTTAAAGGATGCAGCTACTCCTAATACATGGAATGCTACAGTTTTAGTTAATGGGGAAGAAAATTCTAATTTTACAATGGGATTTAATAATGAGGGAGCATTGCTTTCTTTAAATGGTCAAGCAGGTCAACCAGGAGATTTGCTTGAGTTTCCTATAACTTTTGGTGTTATTGATGCTAATGCTGGAGAAGGTGGCGAGCAGACTGTTAACCTTAGACTTGGAACTGTTGGTAATTATGCTGATTCAATTACTCAATTTGCTGATGCAAGTACTACAAAAGCTATTGTTCAAAATGGGTATGGTATGGGATATATGGAAAATTATGAAATTGATCAAAATGGTGTTATTACAGGAGTTTATTCAAATGGCATTAGACGCACTATTGGAAAGATTGCTCTTGCTTCATTTGTTAATCCTGGGGGTCTTGCAAAAGCAGGTGATACCAATTTTACTGAAACTAGTAATTCAGGCCAAGCTAGAATAGGTGAGACTGGTTTTGCAGGACTCGGTACTATTAGGTCAGGAGTTTTAGAAATGGCAAATGTTGATCTTGCTGAACAGTTTACAGATATGATAGTGACTCAGAGAGGTTTTCAAGCTAATGCTAAGACTATAACTACTTCAGATCAGTTATTGCAAGAGCTTGTAAGGCTTAAGAGTTAA
- a CDS encoding flagellar FlbD family protein yields MIYVTKLNGDSYYLNPSHIESIEANPDTTILLMNGKKLVVKESVADVVNKIKMYRREIALLDRITQENKGVEL; encoded by the coding sequence ATGATTTATGTAACTAAACTTAATGGAGATAGTTATTATTTAAATCCTTCTCATATTGAGAGTATTGAAGCTAATCCTGATACTACAATTTTACTTATGAATGGTAAGAAATTGGTTGTCAAAGAAAGTGTGGCAGATGTGGTCAATAAAATCAAAATGTATAGGAGAGAAATTGCTTTGTTAGATAGAATTACACAAGAGAATAAGGGAGTTGAATTATGA
- a CDS encoding motility protein A, giving the protein MNLASIIGWGVGFGAILISMAFTPTGLGVFWDLSSVFITIVGSFSALVASSEVPIVKRIPTYLGFFFKRNSFGKIPIIKTLVELSEKARKEGLLSLDDELDQIDDIFFKSGMRLVVDGTDPEIIRTMLSLELEQMQERHKVGADLFGTWAKLAPAFGMIGTLIGLIALLGNLEDRSALGSSMAVALITTLYGTIMANLMLTPIQLKLESIDLEEASVRAMIVEGILSIQAGDNPRILEQKLVTFLTPKDRNQLGSGVLGGE; this is encoded by the coding sequence ATGAATTTGGCTAGTATAATTGGATGGGGAGTTGGATTTGGTGCTATTTTAATATCTATGGCATTTACTCCTACAGGATTAGGAGTTTTTTGGGACTTAAGTTCTGTGTTTATTACTATTGTTGGTTCTTTTTCTGCGCTTGTGGCTTCTTCAGAAGTTCCTATTGTTAAGAGAATACCTACATATTTAGGATTTTTCTTTAAAAGAAATTCTTTTGGTAAAATTCCTATTATAAAAACTTTAGTAGAACTTTCAGAAAAAGCTAGGAAAGAAGGACTTTTATCTCTTGATGATGAACTTGATCAAATTGATGATATTTTTTTTAAATCTGGAATGAGACTTGTTGTTGATGGTACTGATCCAGAGATAATTAGAACTATGCTTTCTCTTGAACTTGAACAGATGCAAGAGCGACATAAAGTTGGTGCAGATCTTTTTGGAACTTGGGCAAAACTTGCTCCTGCTTTTGGGATGATAGGTACACTTATTGGACTTATTGCTCTTCTTGGAAATTTAGAAGACAGATCAGCTCTTGGTTCTTCTATGGCCGTTGCTCTTATTACAACTCTTTATGGTACAATAATGGCAAATTTAATGCTGACTCCTATTCAACTTAAATTAGAGTCTATAGATCTTGAGGAAGCATCAGTCAGGGCCATGATAGTTGAAGGTATTTTATCAATTCAAGCGGGTGACAATCCTAGAATTTTGGAGCAAAAACTTGTAACATTTTTAACTCCTAAAGATAGAAATCAACTTGGTAGTGGTGTTCTTGGGGGTGAATAA
- the motB gene encoding flagellar motor protein MotB, whose product MIFKTKKKRSKCEEGGAPEYMVTYGDMVTLLLVFFVTMFSLNDVIVRENVLKIMSASFTGSGFFKGGKTLDIDKLSYLSNSFMSLPSTAKNKQASQAAKNKSIIEFVEKIQSNKVVVRQHERGVIVSLLADAFFDSASAEVKLDDNRDVIQKIASFIGFLDNQGYNFKIEGHTDNVDVNINGIWKSNWELSSARAVNMLEQILNYTDHSKIKSIESKFEVSGFAGSRPVATDDTPEGRAYNRRIDILITSDASLSFAKGIKQ is encoded by the coding sequence ATGATATTTAAAACCAAAAAGAAACGTTCAAAGTGTGAAGAGGGTGGTGCTCCTGAATATATGGTGACTTATGGAGATATGGTAACTCTGTTACTTGTTTTTTTTGTTACTATGTTTTCGTTAAATGATGTTATTGTGAGGGAAAATGTTTTAAAAATAATGTCAGCTTCTTTTACAGGTTCTGGATTTTTTAAGGGAGGTAAGACTTTGGATATTGATAAGCTTTCTTATTTAAGTAATAGCTTTATGTCTTTGCCTTCTACTGCTAAAAATAAACAAGCTTCTCAGGCTGCTAAAAATAAATCTATTATCGAATTCGTTGAAAAAATCCAGTCTAATAAGGTTGTTGTAAGACAACATGAACGAGGTGTTATTGTATCTCTTTTAGCAGATGCTTTTTTTGATTCAGCTAGTGCTGAGGTGAAACTTGATGATAATAGAGATGTTATACAAAAGATAGCTTCTTTTATTGGGTTTTTAGATAATCAAGGATATAATTTTAAAATTGAAGGACATACAGATAATGTCGATGTTAATATAAATGGTATTTGGAAAAGTAATTGGGAACTCTCATCAGCAAGAGCAGTAAACATGTTAGAGCAGATTTTAAATTATACTGATCATTCTAAAATAAAAAGTATTGAGAGTAAATTTGAGGTATCTGGATTTGCAGGTAGTAGGCCAGTTGCTACTGATGATACTCCTGAGGGTAGAGCTTATAATAGAAGAATAGATATTTTGATTACTAGTGATGCTTCTTTAAGTTTTGCTAAAGGTATTAAGCAATAA